The following are from one region of the Cytobacillus firmus genome:
- the rsmH gene encoding 16S rRNA (cytosine(1402)-N(4))-methyltransferase RsmH → MFEHTTVLLKETVEGLNIHPDGVYVDCTLGGAGHSKLILSQLSEKGKLYAFDQDDTAIAHAKEKLAEYGDRITIIKSNFKYLQEELENLGVSKVDGVLYDLGVSSPQLDTPERGFSYHNDAPLDMRMDTGADISAYDVVNSWEYGELVKIFFRYGEEKFSKQIARKIEAAREVSPIETTGQLVEIIKEAIPAPARRKGGHPAKRVFQAIRIAVNDELGVFEDSLHQAIDILNPNGRISVITFHSLEDRICKAALKKASETPNLPPGLPIIPDEYKPILKLINRKPILPSEEELEHNNRARSAKLRIAEKL, encoded by the coding sequence ATGTTTGAACATACAACAGTACTATTAAAAGAAACAGTAGAAGGCTTAAACATCCATCCAGATGGTGTGTATGTGGATTGTACGCTGGGCGGAGCAGGCCACAGTAAATTAATTCTTTCCCAGCTGTCTGAAAAAGGAAAGCTATACGCATTTGACCAGGATGACACAGCAATTGCACACGCGAAAGAAAAACTGGCTGAATATGGTGACAGAATCACGATTATCAAAAGTAATTTTAAGTATCTTCAAGAAGAGCTTGAAAACCTTGGTGTTTCTAAAGTGGATGGTGTTTTATATGATCTTGGCGTTTCTTCACCTCAGCTGGATACACCTGAAAGAGGATTCAGTTATCATAATGATGCCCCGCTTGATATGAGAATGGATACCGGTGCTGATATTTCCGCTTATGATGTGGTAAACAGCTGGGAATATGGTGAACTTGTGAAAATCTTCTTCAGGTATGGTGAAGAGAAATTCTCAAAGCAAATTGCGAGGAAAATTGAAGCGGCAAGGGAAGTTTCTCCAATAGAAACAACAGGCCAGCTGGTAGAAATTATTAAAGAGGCCATTCCTGCACCTGCCAGGCGAAAAGGCGGACATCCCGCCAAGCGTGTTTTTCAGGCAATCAGAATAGCTGTTAATGATGAACTAGGTGTATTTGAAGATTCTCTGCACCAGGCTATTGACATATTAAATCCCAATGGAAGAATCAGCGTAATTACGTTTCACTCACTGGAGGACCGAATTTGTAAAGCTGCCTTAAAAAAAGCCAGCGAAACACCAAATCTGCCTCCTGGCCTGCCGATTATTCCAGATGAATATAAACCAATCTTAAAGTTAATTAACAGAAAGCCGATTCTGCCTTCAGAGGAAGAGCTGGAACATAATAATCGAGCAAGGTCCGCAAA
- the mraZ gene encoding division/cell wall cluster transcriptional repressor MraZ, with product MFMGEFHHNVDNKGRLIVPSKFRDNLGETFVLTRGLDQCLFGYPMDEWRQLEEKLKGLPLTKKDARAFTRFFFSGATECEIDKQGRINIASPLLQYAKLEKECVVLGVSNRIEIWSKNLWEDYFAESEESFADIAENMIGFDI from the coding sequence ATGTTCATGGGTGAGTTCCATCACAACGTTGATAACAAAGGCCGTCTCATCGTGCCATCCAAGTTTCGTGATAACCTGGGTGAAACATTTGTTTTGACACGCGGGCTTGATCAATGTTTGTTTGGCTACCCCATGGATGAGTGGAGGCAGCTTGAAGAGAAATTAAAAGGCCTTCCCCTTACTAAAAAAGATGCCCGTGCTTTTACCCGTTTTTTCTTTTCAGGTGCCACTGAATGTGAAATAGATAAGCAAGGAAGAATAAATATTGCTTCCCCGCTTCTGCAATATGCAAAATTGGAAAAAGAATGTGTAGTGCTGGGCGTTTCCAATCGGATCGAGATATGGAGCAAAAATCTTTGGGAAGACTATTTTGCAGAATCAGAGGAATCTTTTGCTGATATTGCGGAAAATATGATTGGGTTTGATATATAA
- the bshC gene encoding bacillithiol biosynthesis cysteine-adding enzyme BshC, whose protein sequence is MEILNLSLPATNRFATDYIAQTEELMQFFHYRYNSDSDYKARLAELKGRSFMRKELSQYIGEFMDRFPSSPAVHDSLNKLKQENSAVIIGGQQAGILTGPLYTIHKIISIIHLAKKQESKLGIPVVPVFWIAGEDHDYQEVNHIFIEKNNKLEKMTYPEKVLEKKMVSNVPLNGEKCRAWVEDIIETFGETEHTKNILLILEEIIMHSHTYVDFFAGIIMHLFKETGLLLVDSGDQRLRKLESSIFGKQIKGFEEITNRVKSQQQNLENSGFPNAIDLSDNAANLFYYDEKHKERILLEFNQDKKVFTGKECFHEFTMNELLEIAETHPERLSNNVVTRPITQECLFPVLGFIAGPGEIAYWAELKMAFEWFGMKMPPIMPRLNITFLERSVESDLDELGLDLQSVLISGTEEVKEVYLESTKNESIEDQFRKTKEQLKQNYELIEELTLKDVSALLPLLKKNEELLLKQIDFMENKIQKSIQQKYDVVIKKYEKAENSLRPGGIPQERVWNILYYLNKYGTDFLEELLHFSFDFDGTHKVIKI, encoded by the coding sequence ATGGAGATTCTTAATCTCTCATTACCGGCAACAAACCGGTTTGCAACAGATTATATTGCACAAACAGAAGAACTTATGCAGTTTTTCCACTATCGTTATAATTCGGATTCTGATTATAAAGCAAGGTTAGCTGAACTGAAGGGCCGTTCGTTTATGAGAAAAGAACTTTCTCAATATATTGGAGAGTTTATGGATCGTTTTCCTTCTTCCCCGGCAGTTCATGACTCGCTAAATAAGCTTAAGCAAGAAAATAGTGCTGTGATTATCGGAGGGCAGCAGGCAGGGATTTTGACGGGACCTCTTTATACTATACATAAAATCATCTCAATCATTCATCTTGCAAAAAAGCAGGAAAGTAAGCTGGGTATTCCAGTTGTACCTGTTTTCTGGATTGCAGGCGAGGATCATGACTATCAGGAAGTAAATCACATTTTCATCGAGAAGAATAATAAATTGGAAAAAATGACTTATCCTGAAAAAGTCCTGGAGAAGAAAATGGTATCAAATGTCCCTTTGAACGGTGAAAAGTGCAGGGCATGGGTGGAAGACATCATTGAAACTTTTGGAGAGACCGAACATACAAAAAATATCCTTTTGATATTGGAAGAAATAATTATGCACTCCCATACGTATGTGGATTTCTTTGCAGGCATTATCATGCATCTATTTAAAGAAACAGGGCTTCTTCTGGTTGATTCCGGGGACCAAAGGCTCCGCAAACTTGAAAGCAGTATTTTCGGCAAACAGATCAAAGGCTTTGAAGAAATCACAAACCGTGTGAAAAGCCAGCAGCAAAACCTGGAGAATTCGGGATTTCCAAATGCCATTGATTTAAGTGATAATGCTGCCAACCTGTTCTATTATGATGAAAAGCATAAGGAAAGGATTCTACTGGAGTTCAATCAGGATAAAAAGGTATTTACAGGTAAGGAATGCTTCCATGAATTTACCATGAATGAGCTTCTGGAGATTGCAGAAACTCATCCGGAAAGACTCAGCAATAATGTGGTGACAAGACCGATCACTCAGGAATGCCTGTTTCCGGTTCTTGGCTTTATAGCCGGGCCTGGCGAAATTGCTTATTGGGCAGAACTGAAAATGGCATTTGAATGGTTTGGGATGAAAATGCCTCCTATTATGCCACGTTTAAATATAACTTTTTTAGAACGGTCTGTAGAAAGTGATTTGGACGAATTAGGACTTGATTTACAGTCTGTGCTCATTTCAGGAACAGAAGAAGTGAAGGAAGTTTATCTAGAGAGTACTAAAAATGAAAGTATAGAAGACCAGTTCCGTAAAACAAAAGAGCAGTTAAAACAAAATTATGAGCTTATTGAAGAGCTTACATTAAAAGATGTTAGTGCCCTTCTTCCACTGTTGAAGAAAAATGAAGAGCTTTTATTAAAGCAGATAGATTTCATGGAGAATAAAATACAGAAATCCATACAGCAAAAATATGATGTGGTCATTAAAAAATATGAAAAAGCTGAAAACTCCCTTAGACCGGGCGGCATTCCTCAGGAGAGAGTGTGGAATATTCTGTATTACCTTAATAAATATGGGACAGATTTTCTTGAAGAATTGCTCCATTTCTCGTTTGATTTTGATGGGACACACAAAGTCATAAAAATTTAA
- a CDS encoding DUF3397 domain-containing protein, giving the protein MFSSLIATLVTIPLLGYLAVFIISKQITKKHKKSVHIALDVSTFLFILSVHYLIIVIWDKSFLWMIILSLLITAVIFIIIHWRIKHEINMRILFKGFWRFNFLLYLTAYIILMLIGLVQRVTSVVFIP; this is encoded by the coding sequence GTGTTCTCAAGCCTGATTGCAACACTGGTGACTATACCGCTGCTCGGGTATCTGGCTGTTTTTATAATCAGCAAACAAATTACAAAAAAACATAAAAAATCTGTACATATTGCCTTGGATGTAAGCACTTTTTTATTTATATTGTCGGTTCACTATTTAATTATTGTTATCTGGGACAAATCTTTTCTCTGGATGATTATTCTATCCCTCCTCATTACAGCTGTCATTTTTATTATCATTCATTGGAGAATTAAGCATGAAATTAATATGCGTATCTTATTTAAAGGATTCTGGAGATTTAATTTCCTGCTCTATTTAACTGCTTATATCATCTTGATGCTAATCGGTCTTGTTCAAAGGGTAACTTCCGTTGTTTTCATACCTTAA
- a CDS encoding 2-dehydropantoate 2-reductase yields MKIAIIGGGAVGLLFAHYLNENHDVLIYVRNSDQLNMLRENGLTIERNGILSNTRIKACHFSEWKGEEDLTIIAVKQYSIPELTKDLLKMNACKSGSFLFLQNGMGHLKWAEMLEADNLFVGSVEHGALKTESDTVLHTGVGVTKVAALKGDMDFLRKISDSASCFFPFTFIGDHLEMLIQKLIVNSLINPLTAVLRVRNGELLSNKYYYQLFLKLFDEVSAILNITDKTAALSHVKSVCEETAMNRSSMLKDIEEGRETEIDAILGYILKEAEMKKMSAPYTESLYCQIKGRERGK; encoded by the coding sequence ATGAAAATAGCTATTATCGGAGGAGGCGCTGTCGGCCTTCTGTTTGCCCATTACTTAAATGAAAATCATGATGTGCTTATCTATGTTAGAAACAGCGATCAGCTGAATATGCTTCGCGAAAATGGACTTACAATCGAGAGAAATGGAATCCTCAGCAATACCCGCATTAAGGCGTGCCATTTTAGTGAGTGGAAGGGGGAAGAGGATTTAACAATCATTGCGGTTAAGCAATACAGTATTCCTGAATTGACAAAAGATTTATTGAAGATGAATGCTTGCAAATCCGGATCATTTTTGTTTCTGCAAAATGGGATGGGGCACTTGAAGTGGGCAGAAATGCTGGAAGCTGATAACCTTTTTGTGGGCAGCGTTGAGCATGGTGCTTTAAAGACGGAGTCTGATACTGTGCTGCATACGGGGGTTGGAGTCACAAAAGTGGCAGCATTAAAGGGAGATATGGATTTTTTGAGGAAAATATCCGATTCGGCATCTTGCTTTTTTCCATTTACTTTCATCGGAGATCATCTGGAAATGCTAATTCAAAAATTAATCGTCAACAGTCTGATCAACCCTCTCACTGCAGTTCTCCGTGTTAGAAATGGTGAACTGCTTTCGAATAAATATTATTATCAGCTATTTTTAAAGTTGTTTGACGAAGTAAGTGCCATATTAAATATCACTGATAAGACAGCTGCTTTAAGCCACGTGAAAAGTGTCTGTGAGGAAACAGCGATGAACAGATCCTCGATGCTTAAGGATATTGAAGAAGGCAGGGAAACTGAGATAGATGCTATTTTAGGCTATATCCTCAAGGAAGCTGAAATGAAGAAGATGTCTGCTCCGTATACAGAAAGTCTTTATTGTCAGATTAAAGGCAGGGAGAGGGGGAAATAA
- a CDS encoding acyl-CoA carboxylase subunit beta, with protein sequence MTTAKTLTETLQERSRVIEAGGHPKYHEKNEAQNKLFVRRRLELLFDDGFYEEDGKFANCQENDLPADGVVTAVGKVNGQTVCVMANDSTVKAGSWGARTVEKIIRIQETAEKLKVPILYLVDSAGARITDQLEMFPNRRGAGRIFYNQVKLSGMIPQICLLFGPSAAGGAYIPAFCDIVIMVDQNASMYLGSPRMAEKVIGEKVTLEEMGGARMHCSVSGCGDVLAYSEEEAIESARRYLAYFPASFKEKPERVEAVMPKSGRALEEIIPKNQNAPFDMYECIDSLIDEGSFFEIKKLFAAELITGLARIGGRPVGIIANQPKVKGGVLFVDSADKAAKFIQLCDAFHIPLLFLADVPGFMIGTKVERAGIIRHGAKLIAAMSSATVPKISVVVRKAYGAGLYAMAGPAFEPDCCIALPTAQIAVMGPEAAVNAVYSNKINAIEDPKEKIKYVQEKQQEYKETIDIYKLASELIVDDIVAPSDLRNVLINRYTLYETKELTFSVRKHPVYPV encoded by the coding sequence ATGACTACTGCAAAGACATTAACTGAGACGCTCCAGGAAAGAAGCCGTGTAATAGAAGCGGGCGGACATCCAAAATATCATGAAAAAAACGAAGCACAAAACAAACTATTTGTCAGAAGACGGCTTGAACTTTTGTTTGATGACGGATTCTATGAGGAAGATGGAAAATTTGCGAACTGCCAGGAAAATGACCTTCCTGCAGATGGAGTAGTTACTGCAGTTGGAAAAGTCAACGGCCAGACCGTTTGCGTAATGGCGAATGACTCAACAGTAAAAGCCGGCTCCTGGGGTGCTAGGACGGTTGAAAAGATCATCCGTATTCAGGAGACAGCAGAGAAGTTGAAAGTTCCGATTCTATACCTGGTTGACTCTGCCGGTGCCCGTATTACCGATCAGCTTGAAATGTTTCCGAATAGACGCGGAGCAGGAAGAATTTTTTATAACCAGGTAAAGCTTTCAGGCATGATACCGCAGATTTGCCTCCTTTTTGGACCATCTGCGGCCGGCGGAGCATATATACCTGCATTTTGTGATATTGTTATTATGGTAGATCAAAATGCTTCTATGTATCTTGGATCACCAAGAATGGCAGAAAAGGTTATCGGGGAGAAGGTTACCCTGGAAGAAATGGGCGGCGCCCGCATGCATTGTTCTGTCAGTGGATGTGGAGATGTCCTTGCTTATAGTGAAGAAGAGGCTATTGAGTCAGCAAGAAGGTATTTGGCATATTTCCCGGCAAGCTTTAAAGAAAAACCTGAGAGAGTGGAAGCCGTCATGCCAAAATCCGGTCGTGCTCTTGAAGAAATCATCCCAAAAAATCAAAATGCCCCATTTGACATGTATGAGTGTATTGATTCCTTAATTGATGAAGGCAGCTTTTTTGAAATTAAGAAGCTTTTTGCTGCGGAACTGATTACCGGACTTGCCCGAATAGGAGGAAGACCTGTAGGTATTATTGCCAACCAGCCAAAGGTTAAAGGCGGCGTTTTATTTGTGGATTCTGCGGATAAAGCAGCGAAGTTTATTCAGCTTTGTGATGCTTTCCATATCCCTCTGTTATTCCTGGCGGATGTCCCTGGGTTCATGATCGGGACGAAGGTTGAAAGAGCCGGAATTATCCGTCATGGTGCCAAACTTATTGCTGCCATGAGTTCTGCAACAGTTCCGAAAATCTCCGTTGTTGTAAGAAAGGCATATGGAGCCGGATTGTATGCAATGGCTGGTCCGGCATTTGAGCCTGATTGCTGCATAGCATTGCCAACAGCACAAATTGCAGTAATGGGACCTGAAGCAGCAGTAAATGCTGTTTATTCCAATAAAATCAATGCGATTGAAGATCCAAAAGAAAAGATTAAGTATGTTCAGGAAAAACAGCAGGAATATAAAGAAACAATTGATATCTACAAGCTTGCCTCTGAATTAATTGTTGACGATATTGTTGCACCTTCAGATTTAAGAAATGTTTTAATTAACCGATATACTCTTTACGAGACTAAAGAACTAACATTCAGCGTCCGGAAACATCCAGTTTATCCGGTATAA
- a CDS encoding acetyl-CoA carboxylase biotin carboxyl carrier protein subunit, protein MKEITSSMAGTVLNVLVEAGQEVSAGQEVLMLESMKMEIPVESETAGKVAEVKVSIGDFVNEGDVLVVFE, encoded by the coding sequence ATGAAAGAAATTACATCATCAATGGCAGGTACTGTATTAAATGTGTTGGTCGAAGCGGGTCAGGAGGTTAGTGCCGGACAGGAAGTACTAATGCTTGAATCCATGAAAATGGAAATTCCAGTTGAAAGCGAAACTGCTGGAAAAGTTGCTGAAGTGAAGGTCAGCATAGGAGATTTTGTTAACGAAGGCGATGTGCTGGTTGTATTTGAATAA
- a CDS encoding acetyl-CoA carboxylase biotin carboxylase subunit: protein MQKILIANRGEISLRIIKTCREMEIETIAIYSDADKDLPFVKEATYAFHIGEPPVNKSYLKTDAILEIAKREKADGIHPGYGFLSENAGFARAVIDAGIAFIGPDPETIELMGDKIVSRKTMKEAGVPVVPGSGEGTSTLEEACRLADDMGYPVMLKASGGGGGIGMVRCENEQALAKSFASTKSRAKAYFGSDEVFVEKYIENARHVEIQVFGDHHGNIVHLFERDCSIQRRHQKVVEESPSPFLSEQTKQKMYDTALTAARAVGYKNAGTIEFIVDEQENFYFLEMNTRLQVEHPVTEQVTGLDLVEWQLLAARGEKLPLEQNRIEQQGHSIEFRLYAEDPVSFMPSPGKLSKFEWADSPGVRVDYGYASNTAVSPFYDPMIAKCIIYGQSRDEAIKNALQFFDGLKIEGIKTNAPLFKEILKDEDFRNGNYSTSYLTQKAFAVN, encoded by the coding sequence GTGCAAAAAATTCTGATTGCCAACAGGGGAGAAATTTCTTTAAGAATCATAAAAACCTGCCGTGAAATGGAAATTGAAACTATTGCCATATATTCTGATGCAGATAAAGACCTGCCATTTGTTAAAGAAGCTACATATGCTTTCCATATTGGTGAGCCGCCTGTCAATAAATCTTATTTGAAAACAGATGCCATTCTAGAGATTGCCAAAAGGGAAAAGGCAGATGGAATTCATCCGGGGTATGGTTTTTTGTCGGAAAATGCCGGCTTTGCAAGAGCGGTAATTGATGCAGGGATTGCTTTTATTGGACCGGATCCGGAAACGATTGAATTGATGGGGGATAAAATTGTATCCCGCAAAACCATGAAGGAAGCAGGAGTGCCGGTTGTCCCGGGTAGCGGAGAGGGAACCTCCACCCTCGAGGAAGCATGCAGGCTTGCTGATGATATGGGTTACCCAGTCATGCTGAAGGCAAGTGGTGGAGGCGGAGGAATTGGTATGGTGCGCTGTGAAAATGAGCAAGCGCTCGCTAAGTCCTTTGCCTCAACCAAGTCCCGTGCCAAAGCTTATTTTGGTTCTGATGAGGTTTTTGTAGAAAAGTATATAGAAAATGCCAGACATGTTGAAATACAGGTATTTGGTGATCATCATGGGAATATCGTCCACTTATTTGAAAGAGATTGCTCTATACAGAGGAGACATCAGAAGGTAGTGGAGGAATCACCATCTCCTTTCCTTTCAGAGCAAACAAAGCAAAAGATGTATGATACAGCTTTGACTGCTGCCAGAGCAGTCGGTTATAAAAATGCCGGTACTATTGAGTTCATTGTAGATGAACAGGAGAATTTTTATTTTCTTGAAATGAATACAAGACTTCAGGTTGAGCATCCCGTAACTGAACAAGTGACCGGACTTGATCTTGTCGAATGGCAGCTCCTTGCAGCAAGAGGGGAAAAGCTTCCTCTAGAACAGAACAGAATAGAGCAGCAGGGCCATTCGATTGAATTTAGGCTATATGCAGAGGATCCTGTAAGCTTCATGCCTTCACCTGGAAAATTGTCAAAATTTGAATGGGCAGATTCCCCGGGAGTACGAGTAGATTACGGTTATGCTTCAAATACGGCAGTCAGCCCATTTTATGATCCTATGATCGCTAAATGCATTATCTATGGACAATCAAGGGATGAAGCAATCAAAAATGCACTGCAGTTCTTTGATGGACTGAAAATTGAAGGTATTAAAACGAATGCCCCATTATTTAAAGAGATTTTAAAAGATGAAGATTTCCGTAATGGAAATTATTCTACATCCTATCTAACCCAGAAGGCTTTTGCCGTTAACTAA
- a CDS encoding RsfA family transcriptional regulator — translation MSSTRQDAWSQDEDLLLAEVVLRHIREGGTQLQAFEEVGKQLSRTAAACGFRWNSYVRKQYKSGIELAKKQRKEMKKNPHAAGSEKDLHAVPEGKAGKSENTVQAINTEIEFDELVGFLKALYENAQKPVPAEDPGALKRIQELEKQMYYLAAENEKLIKELNTLEQDYKALVEIMESARKLVGLKDGSRHKNLKFTVNPEIKPEKVEK, via the coding sequence ATGTCTTCAACCCGTCAGGATGCTTGGTCTCAAGATGAAGATTTACTTCTTGCAGAAGTTGTGCTCCGTCATATACGTGAGGGAGGAACTCAGCTGCAGGCATTTGAAGAAGTTGGCAAACAGTTAAGCAGAACCGCGGCTGCCTGCGGATTTCGCTGGAATTCTTATGTAAGAAAACAATATAAATCAGGTATTGAATTGGCAAAAAAGCAGAGAAAAGAAATGAAGAAAAACCCGCATGCTGCTGGAAGTGAAAAAGACCTTCATGCAGTTCCTGAGGGAAAGGCGGGAAAAAGCGAAAACACAGTGCAGGCGATTAATACGGAAATCGAGTTTGATGAATTAGTCGGCTTTCTGAAAGCTTTATATGAGAATGCTCAGAAACCTGTACCTGCAGAAGATCCCGGTGCTTTGAAACGCATTCAGGAGCTGGAGAAGCAAATGTATTACCTGGCTGCGGAAAATGAGAAATTAATTAAAGAATTAAATACGCTGGAACAGGATTACAAAGCACTGGTAGAGATTATGGAAAGTGCAAGAAAGCTTGTTGGGCTTAAGGACGGAAGCCGTCACAAAAACTTGAAATTTACTGTAAATCCTGAAATAAAGCCTGAAAAGGTTGAGAAATAG
- a CDS encoding enoyl-CoA hydratase/isomerase family protein: MKPYIIEEYENGLLIFRINRPEKRNAVNYEVMDGLETAVHMAGKKSVKALAITGEGDQAFCSGGDLSSFHSLKTENEAFGMLSRMAAILKKLLFLRKPTIAILNGTAVGGGCELAAACDYRIAKAGIKAGFIQGTLAITTGWGGGSIIMEKMLPANAMRMLMEGKLYNEKELKELGFVHSVFQGDSTDGCLRFLERMLRLESEVLEAYKDLLVNKWEKAGLEERIDQEVRSCSVLWEGEAHHAKVDSFLNKS, from the coding sequence ATGAAACCTTACATAATTGAAGAATATGAAAATGGCCTGTTAATTTTCAGGATTAACAGGCCCGAGAAAAGAAATGCCGTAAACTATGAGGTTATGGATGGTCTTGAGACCGCAGTACATATGGCTGGTAAGAAATCAGTTAAGGCGCTTGCGATTACGGGTGAGGGAGACCAGGCTTTTTGCTCAGGAGGGGATCTATCTTCCTTTCACAGTTTAAAGACAGAAAATGAAGCTTTTGGAATGCTAAGCAGAATGGCTGCTATTTTAAAAAAATTACTATTCTTGCGTAAACCAACTATTGCCATATTGAATGGAACAGCTGTCGGCGGAGGCTGTGAACTGGCTGCTGCATGTGATTACAGAATTGCTAAAGCAGGAATAAAAGCAGGTTTCATTCAGGGAACTTTAGCCATAACAACCGGCTGGGGAGGCGGTTCCATTATTATGGAAAAGATGCTTCCTGCCAATGCCATGAGAATGCTGATGGAAGGAAAGTTATATAATGAAAAGGAATTAAAAGAATTAGGTTTCGTACATTCAGTCTTTCAGGGGGATTCAACCGATGGGTGTCTGCGTTTTCTGGAAAGAATGCTTAGACTTGAGAGTGAGGTATTGGAAGCTTATAAAGATCTTCTTGTAAATAAGTGGGAGAAAGCAGGCTTAGAAGAGAGAATTGACCAGGAAGTCCGCAGCTGTTCTGTTTTATGGGAGGGAGAAGCACACCATGCCAAAGTTGACAGCTTTCTGAATAAGTCATAA
- the rpmF gene encoding 50S ribosomal protein L32 has product MAVPFRRTSKTAKRKRRTHFKLQVPGMVECPNCGEMKLAHRVCKACGTYKGKEVVND; this is encoded by the coding sequence ATGGCTGTACCTTTTAGAAGAACATCTAAAACTGCGAAGAGAAAACGTCGTACCCATTTTAAATTACAGGTTCCTGGTATGGTGGAATGCCCAAACTGTGGTGAAATGAAACTTGCTCACCGCGTTTGCAAAGCTTGCGGAACTTACAAAGGAAAAGAAGTAGTTAACGACTAA
- a CDS encoding YceD family protein: protein MKWTLSQLQKYRSKDFPIDEIVNADEVMKLNPEIRGASPMHVTGRADTDSAKVTFHLTIKGHLILPCSRTLVDVNYPINVETTETFLLKGPDYETEEEVHQVKGDVIDLNPILHEILLLEVPMQVFCEDSSEEGAPQSGKDWEVIHEQDKQDKVDPRLAGLAQFFDQNDPSSDS, encoded by the coding sequence ATGAAATGGACTTTAAGTCAGTTACAAAAATATCGAAGCAAGGACTTTCCCATTGATGAAATTGTCAATGCTGATGAGGTCATGAAATTGAATCCGGAAATACGCGGTGCATCACCAATGCATGTGACTGGCCGTGCGGATACAGATTCTGCCAAAGTGACTTTTCATTTAACTATAAAGGGTCATTTAATACTGCCTTGTTCTCGTACTTTAGTTGACGTAAATTATCCAATTAATGTTGAAACAACTGAAACTTTCTTATTAAAAGGTCCTGATTATGAGACCGAAGAGGAAGTTCACCAGGTAAAAGGGGATGTGATTGATTTAAATCCGATCCTTCATGAGATCCTTTTACTCGAAGTCCCAATGCAAGTTTTCTGCGAAGACAGCAGTGAAGAGGGAGCTCCGCAATCCGGTAAGGATTGGGAGGTCATTCATGAGCAGGATAAACAGGATAAAGTAGATCCTCGTCTTGCTGGACTTGCTCAATTTTTTGATCAGAATGATCCTTCTTCCGATTCATAA